In the Cytophagales bacterium genome, GGAGCGCAATGGAGATCCCGATGAGTAAGGTGAATCGGGAGATGAGTTGCGTGTGGGGGGCGAAGCAATCCCTTCATTTTTAATATAATGTTTAAATTTTTCAGATTCATAATCGAATTTATTCAAACCTTTTTCCGTACCAACCCACAGATTTCCTTTACTATCCTGAAAAATACCCCTGATTGTATTTTCGCTTATAGAAGTGGGATCATTTTTGTTGTACACATAATGCTTGAACTTCCTGGAGATGGGATCATATCTGTTCAAACCATTATTTGTACCTATCCATACCCAGCCACGACTATCTGTGCATAACGACCAGACATTGTTGTCATTAGGACTATTTTCTGCAGGGCCATCGCTTTTCGGGTAATGATAGAATTTTTCTTTTTGGGGATCAAAACGATTAAGTCCCCCAATAAGTGTACCTATCCAAATATTTCCTCTATTATCTTCATGTATGGCACGTATGTAATTAGCGCTTAAACTAATCGGATCATTCACTCTTTTTTGATAGAGTATAAATTTCTTAGGCTTGAGATTGACTTTATTTAAACCACTGCCCATAGTACCAATCCACAGGTTATTTGACCTATCTTTATATAAAGTTCGGATAAAATGATCATTAATGCCTGTAGGATTGATAAGATCTTTTTTATAGTTTACAAAATCACCTGTTAAAGGATCAAACCGGATCAACTCCATATCTGTGCCAATCCAAAAAATACCCACTTCATCTTCAAATACGCAGCGTATCGTATTTCCACTATAATTGTTAATCAGGCTAAAAGTATTCCTTGTGTTTGATCCGGTAGCCTCCAATTCCTCAGAAACTGATCTCCTCTCTTCTTTGAAGAAATAGTTGGTGAAGCTTTCTGATCCCGGGTCATATTTGTTAAGGCCGTCAATCGTTCCAACCCACAGGTTGTTTTTACTGTCTTCAAATACCTTGAGCACTGTATTGTGGCTTAGCGAGTTAGGGTCCCTGTTATTATGCAAAAAAGTTGTAAGCTTCCCATTATCAGGTTGAAATAATAATAGGCCATACGTAGTGCCAAACCAGAGTTTTCCGGAAGTATCTCTGAATATGCATAAAACTGTTGATCCACTCAATTTTTCTAAAGAAGGATATTGCTCAAGAATGTTAACAAATTCTTCAGATACCGGATCAATTACAACAATCCCCTTATCAGTTCCAATCCATAATTTAGATTGAACACTTTCGAAAGACCATATTAAATCATTTTTTAAACCATAACCGGATGAACTGCTTTTATAGAATCTTTTAAATTTCCCTGTCTTTATATCATATCTGTTTAACCCTCCGCCAAATGTACCTATCCACAAATTGCCTGGTCGGTCTGCAAACAAAGTAGTGATAAAGTTATCTGAAATGCTATTACTATCATCATCCTTGGTTTTAAAAACTTTAAATTTATATCCGTCAAACCTGTTCAGACCATCCTGGGTGCCAAACCATAAGAACCCTTTTTTGTCCTGGACTATAGACATTACAGGGTTCATTGACAAACCATCTTTCATGGAAAGGTGTTCAAACTGCAAAGGCCTTGATTGTAATTTAGATTCCTGGGCGGTAGCCCATAAACTAAACAACAGAAAATAATATGTAAAAAGGGTTTGTTTCATTATTTTTAATTCAATTTACAACGTTTGTTCTTATTTCAGCCAATGCCAGATTTTATTTTAATATTTATTGAATAAACACCGCCAAGAATTAAAACTATACCCATATAGTTTATAAATGAAAGTTTTTCGTCATCAAACAAGCCCCAGAAAAGCGCGACAACCGGCATCAAGTAGGTCACGGATTGTGCAAATATGGGATCTGATTTTTTTACTAAGGTATTGAAAAGAATCGTGGCAATTGCTGATCCGAGAATTGCCAGTATAAGAATGTAACCAAATGATCTCAAAGCAAATGGATGTGATGAAAAAACAGGTTGCAGATCAGCGAAAAGTAAATAGATGCCAGCGGGAGGTCCGATAAATAAAAAAGACAATACTGCTACATTAAACGGTTTCATATCCTGCAAAAAGTGTTTTAGAATGAAAGTACTGGATGAATAACATATCGTAGCAGCAACTACATATAAACCGTGTAGATCAATGTCAAATTGTTCTCCTTCTTTTACTAAAATTAAAAGGCATGCTCCTGAAAAACCCATGGTTACTCCTAAAAATTTGATGAAGTTTATCTTCATTTTGAAAAATAAAAATCCGATTATCAAGGCAACTACAGGGGTGAAAGAATTTAAAGTGCCTGCCGTTGCACTATTGATCACAGTTTGAGCTTCTGTGAACAAAAAGGGTGGAATACCAGTGCCTATAAATCCAACAAATACTAAATACAAAATATTTTTTTTTGTAATTAATTTCAGGTTTCTTAGGGCAAAAGGAATTAATATAATGCTTGCTAAAAATATTCTCATAGCAGCAACCTGGGCGGGAGTAAATGCAATTAATCCTTTTTTCATCAATATAAATGAGCTCCCCCAAATACAGGAAATAAGAATTAACAGCAGCCACGATTCAATATTTGATTTTCTTTTCATAATCCGATGCCAATATACAACCCGATGCTAATCCCGCAAAAAATATGCGGGACTAATAATACTAATGAAAACCGGCATCCTGTTACTTTTATATTGTCTATTTCTTTATTCGTATATTTGCATCGGATTAATTAAATTTGTAAGTTTAAAATAAATAAATTATTATCTGTAACTATCTATTTGCTAAAGTTACAGATAACATCCATAGGTGGTATGTTATCTGTAGCTTTTTGTGGGAAAGTTAAGGTTATAAGTTATTTAGCCACAATTAATAAAAAAATAAAACTATGAAGACAAAAAAGTATTTTATTACAGTAGCTCTAATTGTAATGCTGAGTGGATGTATTCCGTCTTTAAATCCACTTTATACAGACAATGACTTAATTTTTAAATCAGAATTAATCGGTACCTGGACTGAAATAAAATCAAAAGAAACATGGACTTTTGAAAAGAAAAGTGATAAAGAATATAAACTGATCCATTCGGAAAACAATAACCAGGCTACTTTTGAAGCACATTTGGTCAAAATTGGAGATTTTCTTTTCCTTGATATCTATCCTGGTGACTTAAAATCTGATAATTATTTATATCATATACATTTATATCCTGTACATACATTTTCTAAAATCAAAATTGAAAAGGACAAATTAACAATTGGAATGTTTGATCCTTCCTGGTTAAAAGAAGGAATTGAAAAAAAACAAATTGACGTGGAACATATAAAACCATCAGGTGGGACGATTCTTTTGACAGCCTCGACTGAGAATTTACAAAAATTCGTTCTACAACATGCAAATAATGAAAGCGCTTTTCAAGATGCCTTGATTTTGAAAAAGAAAGACTAAAAGAATATAAATTGATACTAAGTAATAAAATGGATCGTAGAGAATTCATCAAAGGATCTGCCATTGTAGGGGTCACCTTGGCCACCCCGCTGCTTGTCAAAGGTGGTTCAGGGATGTTTGATTTTAAGTCAAATAGAAAAGTTTTTAGAATACTCAATGCAAAAAGGGCTAAAGTCGGTACATTGCCTATATTAAGAGCTTTTGCGGGTAATCATCTTGATCACGTTTCACCATATGTACTATTTGATGAATTTGGCCCGGTCGATCTATCTCCCGGAAGCAAACCGCTAAGAGTTGATGCCCATCCTCATGCAGGTATCATCCCAACTACATTTTTTCTTTCAGGAAGCGGACATCATAAGGATAGTCTCAATCATGATTTACAGATTTTAAAAGGAGAATTCATGATGTTCAGTTCAGGTAAGGGGGCCATACATATGGAGGAGACCGGTCAAGTTATGTATGATGATGGCGGCCAGTTTCATGGATTTCAGGTTTGGCTCAATATGCAAGCAAGGTACAAGTATATAAACCCATCAACAAATGTCTACCAGGATGATAAGATGGATATGATCCGGCATGAAAATTATACTGCTAAAGTCATACTTGGTGAATTGTTTGAAGCAAAATCTAAAATTGAATTGTTGTCCCAGGCATTCTACTTCCATGTAAAAATGAACTCCGGTTGCAGGCTGGATATACCTACTGACCCTTTACATAATGCATTTATCTACGTTATTGATGGTAATCTTGAGGTAGAAGGTAGAAGAGAGCTCAAAACCAATCAAATAGCCCTTTATCAGCGCGGGGCGAGCCTGATCAATTTATACACCCAATTTGGAGCAGAGATTTTGGTCCTGGGAGGACAGCCTCTCAATGAACCTGTCTATTCCTACGGGCCTTTTGTAATGAATAATGAAGACCAAATACGTAAATGCATAATGGACTACAACGCAGGAAAGATGGGTGATCCTGATTTGGTTAATTACCTGGAGGCTAAGTAGATTTATCAGAATTTCGATGTTTTTCACCGCAAAGACGCTATGGCGCAAAGTTACTAAATTTGTTCTTTTTTTCTTTGCGTCTTGGCGCCTTTGCGGTAAATTATTTTTTTAATTAATTTGCAAAACTATGTCCTTTATATAACTAAAATTGAGCAAAAAATACGATGCAATAATCATAGGAGGCGGGCACAATGGTTTGATATGTGCTGCTTACCTCGCCAAAGCCGGGAGAGATGTTTTGGTTTTGGAGAAACGCCACGTTTTGGGTGGGGCCGCTGTTTCTGAAGAGCTTTACCCGGGATTTACATTCTCCGTGGCTTCTTATGTGGTGAGCCTGTTCCGGCCTCAAATAATACGTGAATTAGAATTAGCAAAATATGGGTACGAAGTGATCCCGATGGATTGTGCATTTACGCCTTTGCCTGATGGTGATTCTTTGGCTCGCTGGGGAGATGCACACCGTACAAGACATGAAATTTCCAGGTTCAGCAAAAAAGATGCTGAAGTTTATCCCGAATTTGCTGTTGCCATGACCCACATGGGTAAATTTGCTAAAGAAATCATTGACCATCCTGCACCGGATATAACTTCACTCCATCCCGGTGAACTTTCCAATCTCCTTCGCCTGGGAAAAGCATTTAAAAACCTTGGTTCGGAAATGCGCCACCTGGTTGTAAAACTGCTTACAATGAGCGCTGTTGACTTCCTTGGACTGTGGTTTGAGAGCGATATATTAAAAGCCCCGATGTCTGTAAGCGGCATCATTGGCACTTTCCAGGGAGTTCGTTCACCCGGAACCGCTTATGTACTGCTGCATCATTATATGGGTGAGCTTGATGGAGCATCCCGTTCCTGGGGGTTTTCCAAAGGCGGGACGGGTGGTGTAAGCATGGCATGTGCAAATGCTGCAAAAGCCTATGGCGCTGAAATCCGTACTGAAATGCCCGTTAAGCAAGTGCACATAAAAAATGGAAAAGCCCTGGGCGTAGTGCTTGAAAACGGAGATGAGATCAATGCCAAAATTGTGATCTCAAACCTTGATCCGAACCGTACTTTTTTGAGTTTGGTTGGAGAAGATCACCTTGAAGCGGAATTTGTAAAAGATATCAAGCGATATAAACTGAGAGGGAGCTCGGGTAAGGTTAATTTAGCATTAGACAGGGTGCCTGAATTTAAATGCAGGCCAGGTACCGGCCCTCATATTAAAGGGGATATCACCATTGCTCCAGGTATTGATTATCTTGAAAAAGCCTATGACCAGGCAAAATATGGTGAGTTTTCCAGGCGGCCATTCATTGATGCCGTAATACCATCTCTCATTGACCCATCGCTTGCCCCTCCGGGCAAACATATCCTGTCCTGCTTTGTACAATATGCCCCGTATCATATCAAAGAAGGTCCGGAAAACTGGCCGGAACAAAGAGAAGCCTTTGGTGACACTGTGGTTGATACGCTTGCTGAGTATATTCCTGGGTTAAAAGACATGATCCTTTTCCGCCAGGTACTCACACCGTGGGACCTTGAGCAGGACTTTGGATTGACAGAGGGCAATATCTTCCAGGGGGAGCTTAGTCTTGAGCAATTGCTTTTTCAGCGGCCGGTCGCAGGCTGGGCAAAATACCGCACACCTGTTAAAAGTTTATGGATGTGCGGGTCGGGGACGCATCCGGGGGGGGGAATTATGGGTTCCGGGGGTGAATTGTGTGCCAAGACAATTCTAAAATCACGAGTGATATGATATTTTCACATAAAATTTTTTGCCAATTTCTTTTATAAGGAGCTTTTCTTAAATTTGTTATTTACATTTAAACTTATAATTTTGATAATTTCCTAATATTTGTTCAATATGAACATATTCATTAGAATCATCAAAAGATAATAATTCATTATCTATAACATACCATTTTTTTCTTTGAGCAACAGATAATTTTTTAATGCTAGGGAAATATAATAAAGGTAAAATTATCTCCCTGCCGTCTTTTAAAAAAATATTTATTTTCCCTCTATTTTTAAAAGTGACATTTTTTATTTCAGGCTCAATTTCTAAAATCCCTTCCATTATTTTATTATTATAGTTTTTATTTTACTTGGATCTGATTCAAATTATTATAGTTTATTTAAAGTTTCTTTTAAAAAAATATTTTTAAGCAATAAAATATAACTTTATGAAATATCCTTCGTATATTTGTAACGATCCCCGTTTAGGACGTAAAGCAATGGGTATTTTTTGCATATTGTCGGGTTACTGGGTCATCCAGTTAAATGGATGACCTTTTTATATACATTGTTTTTAAGGCTAACGTTTTCTTTTTTCTTCTTATTTCAAATACCACATAATATTTTTTACTTATCTGCTTTATAAATAAAATTGAATATGTTCCTTTTTTAGTCTTTTTTGTAACTTTCTGAATAATATCATATTTCTCAATAATTTCGGGTATTAAAAGAATATCTCTTTTGGTGACCGGAATTTGTTTTAATTTTTCTTCTCTATTTTTATTTCTCTTTTTATCTTCAACCTCGTAGATTTTTTCTGTTTGGGCATAGGAAGAATATACAACTGAACGATTAATTTTATTAAAAAATTAACAAATTAATAATAAAAACAGATAATTCAATAATTTTACCCCATATGACCCGTAAATCCATCATAGAAAAACCGGATGCCTGGGTGCTCTTCGTTGATATGAACAGCTTCTTCGCTACTTGTGAGCAGCAAGTTAACTACTGGGTTCGCGG is a window encoding:
- a CDS encoding NAD(P)/FAD-dependent oxidoreductase, with the translated sequence MSKKYDAIIIGGGHNGLICAAYLAKAGRDVLVLEKRHVLGGAAVSEELYPGFTFSVASYVVSLFRPQIIRELELAKYGYEVIPMDCAFTPLPDGDSLARWGDAHRTRHEISRFSKKDAEVYPEFAVAMTHMGKFAKEIIDHPAPDITSLHPGELSNLLRLGKAFKNLGSEMRHLVVKLLTMSAVDFLGLWFESDILKAPMSVSGIIGTFQGVRSPGTAYVLLHHYMGELDGASRSWGFSKGGTGGVSMACANAAKAYGAEIRTEMPVKQVHIKNGKALGVVLENGDEINAKIVISNLDPNRTFLSLVGEDHLEAEFVKDIKRYKLRGSSGKVNLALDRVPEFKCRPGTGPHIKGDITIAPGIDYLEKAYDQAKYGEFSRRPFIDAVIPSLIDPSLAPPGKHILSCFVQYAPYHIKEGPENWPEQREAFGDTVVDTLAEYIPGLKDMILFRQVLTPWDLEQDFGLTEGNIFQGELSLEQLLFQRPVAGWAKYRTPVKSLWMCGSGTHPGGGIMGSGGELCAKTILKSRVI
- a CDS encoding pirin family protein, producing the protein MDRREFIKGSAIVGVTLATPLLVKGGSGMFDFKSNRKVFRILNAKRAKVGTLPILRAFAGNHLDHVSPYVLFDEFGPVDLSPGSKPLRVDAHPHAGIIPTTFFLSGSGHHKDSLNHDLQILKGEFMMFSSGKGAIHMEETGQVMYDDGGQFHGFQVWLNMQARYKYINPSTNVYQDDKMDMIRHENYTAKVILGELFEAKSKIELLSQAFYFHVKMNSGCRLDIPTDPLHNAFIYVIDGNLEVEGRRELKTNQIALYQRGASLINLYTQFGAEILVLGGQPLNEPVYSYGPFVMNNEDQIRKCIMDYNAGKMGDPDLVNYLEAK
- a CDS encoding DMT family transporter → MKRKSNIESWLLLILISCIWGSSFILMKKGLIAFTPAQVAAMRIFLASIILIPFALRNLKLITKKNILYLVFVGFIGTGIPPFLFTEAQTVINSATAGTLNSFTPVVALIIGFLFFKMKINFIKFLGVTMGFSGACLLILVKEGEQFDIDLHGLYVVAATICYSSSTFILKHFLQDMKPFNVAVLSFLFIGPPAGIYLLFADLQPVFSSHPFALRSFGYILILAILGSAIATILFNTLVKKSDPIFAQSVTYLMPVVALFWGLFDDEKLSFINYMGIVLILGGVYSINIKIKSGIG
- a CDS encoding DUF2442 domain-containing protein; translation: MEGILEIEPEIKNVTFKNRGKINIFLKDGREIILPLLYFPSIKKLSVAQRKKWYVIDNELLSFDDSNEYVHIEQILGNYQNYKFKCK